The Manihot esculenta cultivar AM560-2 chromosome 11, M.esculenta_v8, whole genome shotgun sequence genome includes a region encoding these proteins:
- the LOC110605672 gene encoding metal tolerance protein C2, protein MKEKKTLSVLYSVISIFRVVRSGNRQMKRLFMMISLNVAYSTVELGIGLFTGRVGFVSDAFHLTFGCGLLTFSLFAMAASRGKPDRVYTYGFDIGILVSVPRVYCFILHFQLQVENAEVLCLGLVSVAVFVLVMPLFKSTAGVLLQMAPPSIHSSALNKCLRQLRCNL, encoded by the exons ATGAAAGAGAAGAAGACATTATCAGTTTTGTATTCGGTGATATCGATATTTAGAGTTGTAAGGTCCGGGAATAGGCAAATGAAGAGGCTTTTTATGATGATTTCGCTCAATGTTGCGTATTCTACTGTGGAATTGGGAATTGGGCTCTTCACGGGGCGTGTTG GTTTTGTATCTGATGCATTTCATCTGACATTCGGTTGTGGTCTCTTAACATTTTCTTTATTTGCCATGGCTGCTTCTCGAGGAAAGCCTGATCGTGTGTACACTTACGG GTTTGATATTGGCATCCTGGTTTCTGTCCCTCGGGTATATTGCTTCATCTTGCATTTTCAACTTCA GGTTGAGAATGCTGAAGTCTTATGTTTGGGACTAGTTTCAGTTGCAGTTTTTGTGCTTGTCATGCCACTCTTTAAATCTACTGCTGGCGTCTTACTTCAAATGGCTCCACCTAGCATTCATTCTTCAGCATTGAACAAATGCCTAAGACAGCTGAGATGCAA CCTCTAA